From a single Vibrio sp. BS-M-Sm-2 genomic region:
- a CDS encoding TRAP transporter large permease: protein MEWQVILTLFGSFAVLLTIGVPVSFAIGLSSLATILMSLPLEPAIAVVAQRMAAGLDNFALLAIPFFILAGNIMNQGGIALRLINFAKVLGGRLPGSLAHVNVMANMMFGSISGSAVASAAAVGGTMSPLQKKDGYDENFSAAVNITSCPTGLLIPPSNTLIVFSLVSGGTSIAALFLAGYIPGLIMGLSIMIVAGIIAKRRGYPVAARPSLSMVWDTFLKAAPSLALIGIIMGGIIGGIFTATEASAIAVVYTFVLAVLIYREVKWRDIPKIILESAVTTSIVLLLVGASMGMSWAMANADVPYMIADALLAVSDNPLMILLIINIILLIVGIFMDMTPAVLIFTPIFLPIALDLGIDPVHFGIMMTFNLAIGICTPPVGSALFIGCSVANIAIDKVIKPLLPFYAALIAALMAVTFIPELSLFLPELVLGYGS from the coding sequence ATGGAATGGCAAGTAATACTGACCTTATTCGGTAGTTTCGCTGTACTGCTTACAATCGGTGTACCGGTCTCTTTTGCGATTGGTTTATCGTCACTGGCAACCATCTTGATGAGCTTACCGCTTGAGCCTGCAATCGCTGTAGTTGCTCAACGTATGGCTGCTGGCCTTGATAACTTTGCTCTACTGGCAATCCCGTTCTTCATTTTGGCGGGCAACATCATGAACCAAGGCGGCATCGCGCTGCGTTTGATCAACTTCGCGAAAGTGTTGGGTGGTCGTCTACCGGGTTCATTGGCACACGTAAACGTGATGGCAAACATGATGTTTGGTTCTATCTCAGGCTCAGCGGTTGCATCGGCGGCTGCAGTTGGTGGCACCATGTCTCCTCTGCAAAAGAAAGATGGCTACGACGAAAACTTCTCTGCTGCAGTAAACATTACATCGTGTCCTACCGGTCTATTGATTCCGCCAAGTAACACGCTGATCGTTTTCTCGTTGGTTTCTGGTGGTACTTCAATTGCGGCGCTGTTCTTAGCGGGCTATATCCCAGGTCTCATCATGGGGCTCAGCATCATGATTGTGGCGGGTATCATTGCAAAACGTCGTGGTTACCCAGTGGCAGCGCGTCCTTCATTATCAATGGTTTGGGATACTTTCTTAAAAGCGGCACCTTCTTTAGCACTGATCGGCATCATCATGGGTGGCATCATTGGCGGTATCTTTACTGCGACTGAAGCTTCTGCAATTGCTGTGGTATACACGTTTGTTTTAGCCGTGCTTATCTACCGTGAAGTAAAATGGCGTGATATTCCAAAGATCATCCTTGAGTCTGCAGTAACAACTTCTATCGTTCTATTACTTGTTGGCGCATCAATGGGGATGTCTTGGGCAATGGCGAACGCCGATGTGCCTTACATGATTGCTGATGCATTATTGGCGGTTTCTGATAACCCGCTAATGATTCTATTGATCATCAACATCATCCTGCTGATTGTGGGTATCTTCATGGATATGACGCCAGCGGTACTGATCTTCACTCCAATCTTCTTGCCAATCGCATTGGATCTAGGCATCGATCCTGTTCACTTCGGCATCATGATGACATTCAACCTTGCTATCGGTATCTGTACGCCGCCAGTAGGTAGTGCTCTATTCATCGGCTGTTCGGTTGCCAACATCGCTAT
- a CDS encoding TRAP transporter small permease: MNKLVSYINRGLAAFTVSLSSFLVLCVIWQVLSRYVIGKPSTVTDELARYLFMWVALIGAAYTTGLKRHLAIDLLTMKLTGKRKLINEIVIQIAIASFSYIVLVHGGSQLAAKTLAMGQLTPALGLEMGYIYFCLPISGALMIFYSVVFTYERVKQLMSGDDLITDSQLD; encoded by the coding sequence CTCTATCGTCTTTCTTAGTACTGTGTGTGATATGGCAGGTCTTATCCCGCTATGTTATTGGCAAACCAAGTACTGTTACCGACGAGCTCGCGCGTTATCTCTTTATGTGGGTAGCCTTAATTGGTGCTGCTTACACTACGGGTCTGAAACGCCACCTTGCCATCGACCTGCTTACGATGAAGCTGACTGGCAAACGCAAATTAATCAACGAAATCGTTATCCAAATAGCCATCGCTTCTTTCTCTTATATCGTTCTGGTACACGGTGGAAGCCAACTTGCTGCTAAAACGCTTGCGATGGGACAGCTGACTCCCGCTCTAGGTTTAGAAATGGGCTACATCTACTTCTGCTTACCGATTAGTGGCGCTTTGATGATTTTTTACTCCGTCGTATTTACCTACGAACGCGTTAAACAATTAATGTCAGGTGACGATTTGATCACCGACTCACAACTTGATTGA